The following proteins are co-located in the Imtechella halotolerans genome:
- the cmk gene encoding (d)CMP kinase has product MKKITIAIDGFSSTGKSTIAKKLAQALNYVYVDSGAMYRAVTYFAIQKGIISNGEVSIEDLIKALPEIQISFKYNEDLGFSETYLNGENVTKAIRTMDISRNVSRIAEVSEVRQKLVEQQQEMGKEKGVVMDGRDIGTVVFPDAEMKLFMTATPAIRAKRRYKELIDRGEEVQYEDVLESEQRRDLIDSTREDSPLKRAADAIEFDNTDMGIEEQFERILAFAKRIIEA; this is encoded by the coding sequence ATGAAAAAAATTACCATTGCTATTGATGGTTTTTCTTCTACAGGGAAGAGTACCATTGCCAAGAAGTTAGCCCAAGCGCTTAATTATGTATACGTAGATTCTGGTGCTATGTACCGTGCCGTTACCTATTTTGCTATACAGAAAGGGATTATTTCCAACGGAGAAGTTTCTATAGAGGATCTTATTAAAGCATTACCTGAAATACAAATCAGCTTTAAATACAATGAGGATTTAGGGTTTTCAGAGACCTATCTAAATGGGGAAAATGTAACCAAAGCGATACGAACTATGGATATTTCTCGCAATGTATCCCGTATAGCTGAAGTGTCCGAAGTGCGTCAAAAGCTTGTGGAACAACAACAGGAAATGGGGAAAGAAAAAGGAGTAGTAATGGATGGTCGTGATATTGGGACGGTCGTTTTTCCGGATGCAGAAATGAAACTATTCATGACGGCAACGCCAGCTATACGTGCCAAGCGTCGTTATAAGGAGTTAATTGACAGAGGTGAAGAGGTTCAGTATGAGGATGTACTTGAAAGTGAGCAAAGGCGTGATCTTATTGATAGTACTCGTGAAGATTCTCCATTAAAGCGTGCTGCTGACGCCATTGAGTTTGACAATACTGATATGGGAATTGAGGAGCAATTCGAGCGTATCTTGGCATTTGCTAAGCGTATTATTGAAGCTTAA